The DNA sequence CGGTTTGATCGATCTTATACATGGCCCGTCTCTGCGATTGTGTCTACGAGAAGTGTTGGAAGTGCCGAAGTGAGAACCATTAATGTGCACGATTCTCCAGTGTAGCAAATGGTTATGTGATCGCAAGTTGGTGGTTGGGGAATGAGTTGAGTGATTGTCTGGGGGTTAATCTTTTTTATCCTGTTGATATTCTGGTAGCTTGTATTTGATTACTGGTTTCTGGCAAGATGCTGTTTCAGGATTTTGAACACCATACTGACTCACACTTGCGACCAGAAGAGATTGCGCCATGGCCATTTAAGAAATCACTGCGGATCGGCTGCGGGAGCTGGAAGAGACGTCTTATGCCAAGGTGGGGGTGAAGGAGCGGAATGATCTGCAGCGGTTGTTGCGGATGCAGGTGGAGGTGATTTCGCCGGATACGCTGGTGATTGCTGAGGAGTTCGGGGAGTGGACCGAAGGGAGTCGGCGGATTGATCTGCTGGGCGTCGACAAGGATGCCAACCTGGTGGTGATCGAACTTAAGCGGACCGAAGATGGCGGGCATATGGAGCTGCAGGCGATTCGCTATGCCGCGATGGTCTCGGCGATGACGTTCGATCGGGCCGTGGAAGTCTTTTCCGGCTATCTGCATAAAATCGGCAGTAACACCAATGCCCGCGAGGCGCTGCTGGAACATCTCGACTGGAGTGAGCCGGACGAGGACCGCTTTGCCCAGGATGTGCGGATCATTCTGGCTTCGGCCGAGTTTTCCAAGGAACTGACGACGGCCGTCCTCTGGCTGAATGACCGGGACCTGGATATCCGCTGTATGCGGATGAAGCCGTACCAGGATAGCGAGAAGATTCTGGTCGACGTGCAGCAGATCGTCCCCCTGCCGGAAGCGTCCGCGTATACCGTGCGGGTTCGAGAGAAAGAACGCCAGGAACGGAAAGACCGAGCTGAGCGGTATACGATCCGCAAACGGTACTGGTCGCAACTGTTGGAATATGCCAATACGAAAACCGATTTACACTCAAATATCTCGCCCTCGGAATATCACTGGCTCGGAACGGGTTCGGGCGTGCGGGGTCTGGCCTATACTTACAAGCTGACGCAGCATGCTTCGATTGTGGATCTGTATATTGACCGTGGTACGGGGAGTACGGCTGAGAATAAACAGATTTTCGATACCTTGTACGCTCAAAAAGATCAGATCGAAACCGTTTTTGGTGAGCCGCTGGATTGGCGGCGTTTGAACGATCTGAGAGCCAGTCGAATTCTGGTTGAAATGAACGGTGGCTATCGGGATGACGAATCAGAGTGGCCCGCGATCATCGAAAAGCAGGTCGATGCGATGATTCGACTGGAGAAGGCGCTGGGGCCGTATATCGCGGAGCTGAAAGCGGGGTAAGTTTCCCTGGACATTAAAATTGCGTTCTCTTGCCCCCCGAATTCGATTCGGGGCTACCGGTTTTCTGAGTGGAATCTCTTTTGTCACCGGTGTTTTATTCGGTGTCGACCTTGGTTACCGGCAGCTAGCGCTTTGCCGCTCACAGGCGCTGTCAGATTGAGATGTGGGGAGGAGTTATACGGGTCATTTCGTTCGGCGGGCAGCCACATAGGGCTGCCCCTACGTTTGGGAATCAGTCTGGGGGCTTAATTTTTTAGATGAGGGATATTTTAGATTTGCTTCAGCGTGGTTTTACTTGTCGGGGCGATACTGTCTGCAGACTTGTTTGATGGTTTTTGACACGCGGGAGTGAATTATGAATAGCCTGGTTTCTCTGGTTCAAATGACGGCCGTGATTACGGCCGGGGTGTTGTTGCTGGCCTGCCTGGCGGGGGCCGTGCGGTATCAGTCGCGGCGGAAATGATGCGCGATGTTCACGTTGGTGCGACGGTGCCGATGGGTAGAATGGGTGCTTGGAGTTTGTTTTTCTACTACGAAAATCACGAAATTCACGAAACGGTTTGGGTGGGAGCTGTCAGTGGGTGGAATACCTTTTGTGACTGGTGTTGTATTCGGTGGTAACCCTGGTTACCGGCAGCTAGCGCTTTGCCGCTCACGGGATTGATCGCTTCGTTTTTGTGAGCGGAATGGCGCTAGCCACCGGTGGTTTATGCAGCGTCAACCGTGTTTACCGGCGGGTTGTGCTTTGCTGCTTAGGGGCTGGCTCTGGTTCTGATATTGAATGGGCTTTAGCCAAGACGTTTCAACCGGGGCTAATGCCCTGCGGCTAATTTTCTTTTGGCGTGGGGAGTTGGTGACTCTGGTTGTGGTTGATTTGTTGGGATGACTGTAAACCAGGATTTCTATTCAGGTATACAACACTGTCAGTTTCCTGCTCGCTGCGCTCGGCCCGAATTGCATTCGGGCTTACCCTTTTTCTACCACGAAATTCTCGAAAGGCACGAAAACGGTTTTGGTGGGAGCTGTCAGTGGGTGGGATACCTTTTGTGACTGGTGTTGTGTTCGGTGTTGACCCTGGTTACCGGCAGCTGGCGCTTTGCCGCTCACGGGGGGGACTGGATGTCGTTCCATTGGAGGCTTGTTGCTGGACAATGTCGCGAGGCGGGCAGGCACGCAGGCTCTGCCCCTACGGGTCAATACGATATGAGGCGATTTGAAACTTTCAGTTTGAACCTCTGATCCTGAAGGGAGTTGGTTATGGGATTGTTGGCTGACATGATCTGTAATTTGAAACGGGGTTGGGCTGTGTGGGTTTGTGGTGAGGTTTCCTCGGGTGTTGGCTGTTATCTTCTTCATCGGCGTGAGGGGGGCAAGACAGAATTTTGTCCCGATGTGGCCGGATTTTGTCCTGGTGTGGCCTGGATTTTGTCCTTGTTCGGCCGGGGTTTGTCCAGGTGTGCCCTGAACTGGGAGGGGTTGACATTGCGAAGTGGTGCGGGGTATTTCGGTAGACAGGCGGTGAAAATCGATGGAGGTGCAGGTGAACTTCGGTCAGAGGTGGGGCGTGTTTCGGTGCTCGGGGACGTGCCTCGCGCGCGAGCCAGAGGGGAACTACAATACGCTTCGGCGGGGGCCGATCAAGTTCAATTTCAGCAGCAAGTGCAGCTGTGCCCGGTGCGCAGTGCGGGTTTCGTCAGTGGTGCGACGATGATCATCCGCCGGGCGGTGAGAATCGGTTGCCTCGGGTGGTGCGGTGCGTTAGCTTATAAGGAGCCGTTGATGGCTGCCTGCAGATACTGCCCACCCCCTGCCCTCAAAAGAGAGATCATCATGAAATCGCTGTCGCTGTTTGTGTTGTTAGTTACGTCTATGCTGGTCTCGTCATCTCACGCCGCGGACAAGAGTCCCGCGGACCAAAGTCCGGCGGACGACCGTCCTCCCCAGGTCAAAGCGGTGCAGCCGGGTGTGACGTTGTCGCTGGTGGCTGAGCAGCCTCAGTTGTCGACGCCGACCGGCGTGGATGTGGACGAACAGGGGCGGGTCTGGGTCGTGGCGACGCATACGCATTTTCGGCCCGACGATTATGAAGGTCCGGAGCATGATGAGATTCTCATCTTTTCCGATCTGGACAAAGCGGGACGGGCACAGAAGCGGCAGGTGTTCTACAACGCGACCGACGCGACGATGGACCTGGAACTGGGGCCGGATGGCTGGGTGTACCTGGCGGAACGGGACCGGATTCTGCGGATCAAGGATACTGACGGGGACGGGAAGGCGGACGTCGAAGAGAATATCGCGGTGCTCGAGAGTGAAGCAGACTATCCGCACAACGGTCTGGAAGGGCTGGCGTGGGATAACCAGGGGAAGCTGATTTTCGCGATCGGAGAAAACTTCGCCAAGGACTGGACGCTGACGGGGACCGACGGGACGAAGATTACCGGTGCCGGCAAAGGGGGCATCTTCCGTTGTACGGCGGATGGGAAACAGTTGAAGCGGATTGCGGAGGGGTTCTGGAATCCGTTTGGCATCTGTGTGCGGGCGGATGGGGAGATTTTCGCTGCGGAGAATGATCCCGGAGAACGGCCACCATGTCGCGTGCTGCATATTGTCGAAGGGGGCGATTATGGTTACGAGCGGGGTTACGGATCGGAAGCTCATCATCCGTTTGTGGCCTGGAATGGTGAGTTGCGGGGGACGCTGCCGATGATTCATCCTTCGGGTGAAGCACCGTGTGGGATCGCACCGCTGGGCCGAGGTCTGCTGGTCCCTTCGTGGGGCGATCACAGCGTCGACTTTTTTCCGCTCACGCAACAGGGAGCGAGTTTCACCTCGAAACCGATCACGATTGTGAAAGGGGGCCGGTATTTTCGTCCGAGTTGTATCGCGGCTGATCCGAAGGATACACCCCATCTTCCTGAATCTGGCAAGGTCTTGACATGGTATCTGTGTGACTGGGTTGATGGACGGTACCAGGCGCATGGTTACGGGCGGGTGTGGAAGCTCGAGATTGACCTGACGAAAGCCGACTGGGTGGGACCCCTGGAACTGGAACCGCCGACCAAGGAGGCGAAGCTGGCAGCGGATCTACGGAGCGGACATGCGACACAGTCTGTGAAAGAACTGTTGCAGCTGGCACAGAACCAGGATCCCTTTGTGGCCCGGGCGGCACTGGTAGCGTTGTCTCACAAAGCGTCTAAGTGGACGCCCGCGGAGGTCATGAAATGGTCACCGGCGGAACGGGTGCAGGCGGTACTGGCGCTGCAACTGGCCCAGGCGGAGCCGGCAACGTGGATTCCGGTCTTCCTGAAGGACAAGAATGCGGACGTGCAGTTCGAGACGATCCGCTGGATTTCGGACAAGGGTTTGAAAGCGTATCTGCCTGATGTGGAACAGGTGCTGGCACAGAGTGATCTGGATTATCAGCGGTTCGAAGCAGCGATTGCGGCGTGGAACACGTTGAACGGCAAGGCGTTGGACGGCGTGCGGAATCCGGAGATGCTGCTGGCCCGCGTGGAGGACAAACAGAGTGCCCCGCAGATTCGGGCGTACGCTTTGCGGATGCTGCCAACGCAGTCGCGGTCTGCTCCGAAAGCCGGACAGCAGGTGGTGACACAGTTTCCCAAGGGGCTGACGCTGGCGATGCTGGAAGAACTGCTGGCGGTGAATGATGCGGAGCTGTCGCTGGAAGCGGTGCGGACGCTGTCGGGGAATCCGATTGTGTCACAGAAGATTCTGGCGGAGCTGGCTGCGGATCCGAAACAGGATTCGGTACTGCGGGCCGAAGCGATTGCGGGACTCGCGCCGCAGGCGGAACAGCAGATCGGGTTGATGCTCAAGCTGGCGGATTCTCCCGACCAGGTGGTTCGTGAAGAGGCGCTGCGGTGTCTGCGTTCGATCCAACTGACTGATGCGCAGAAGAAACAAATAAAGACGCTGGCGAAAGCGCATCCCGATTCAAAGGATGCGTTCGAGGCAGCCGTGAATCCGGGCGCGCTCAAGACGGACCGCCCTGCTCTGACCGATACCAGTGCGTGGCTGAAAGCGGTTGAAGGGGTCAAGGGGTCGGCGGATGTGGAGAGTGGACGACGGTTGTTTCATCATTCCCGACTGACGAACTGCGCTCACTGTCATCGACACAGTGGGCGCGGGAATGTGGTGGGGCCTGACTTGAGCAGCCTGGGAGATCGGCAGGATCGGGCGTGGCTGTTGCGTTCGATTCTCGAACCGAGCCGGGAGATGGCTCCGGAATATCAGCCGCGAACGATCATTCTGACGGACGGGCGGACGTTTACGGGGATCCGGCTGCGGTCGTACGTGAAGGAGACGATTCGTGATGCTCACGGTCAGAACAAGACGTTTGATCGGGATGATGTGGAGGCGATTGTCGAGTCGCCGGTTTCCTTCATGCCCCAGGGTCTGGTGCATGCGTTGACGGATCGCGAGTTGCGGGACCTGATCGCGTTTCTGGAAAGTCATTCGCGAGGACAGACAGCAGATTGAGAGGGCATGTCCCCAGTACACATTTGGAAACCTGACAAGCCCCCAATGTTGTCAGGTCGCAATTGAGTGGCTGGTGACTTTTCGTAGAATATCCAGCATGAAAACGCACCCCGCACAACAGTTTGCTGTCGGCCCCTCGATCATGAAGGGTACGCCTCTTAAAGAAATTATGAACGGCCAGTTGGTGAAGCTGATCGGCGTCTCACTGGCCGACGTAACACCGGACTTCGACACCCCCACTTTCCAGAAACGTGCCAAACGCAACTTGAACAAACTGGAACTGAAGGAACGGGCCCTCAACATCGCACACGCGATGGCCGAACAGCTGCCGGAAGATTTTGACGAGCTGGCACCGTTACTCATCAAGTCACTCGGTCCCAGGCTGCAGGCGACCGAACAAAACGGGCTGGCGCCATTCTTTTATTTCCCTCACTCACAGTTGATCGCCGAGTATGGTGCCGACCATCTGGAGAGCGGCTTGAAAGTCTGTTACGAATTGACGCAGCGATTCACCGCGGAATTCTGTATTCGCCCGTTTCTGATCGCGCACCGCGATAAAAGTCTGAAACAGCTCAAACGCTGGACGAAAGATGCCAACCCCCATGTGCGGCGTCTCGTCAGTGAAGGAACACGCCCCCGGCTTCCCTGGGCGATGCGGTTACGGGACTTTCAGGACGACCCCGGTTACACACTGCCTCTGCTGGAAAGTCTCAAGGACGATTCCGAACTCTATGTGCGGCGTTCGGTAGCCAATCATCTGGCTGATATCGCCAAAGATCATCCTGAAGTCGCCTACGAAGTCTGTCACAAATGGCTGTCAGAAATTGATGACATGCAGAAACCGGAAGAGATTAAAAATCGTCGCTGGGTTCTACGACACGCCGTCCGCCTGCCGGCCAAAAAAGAAGTTCCCGAAGCCCTCGCCATCCGCAAAGCGGCCGCTGACAGAAAAACATGAACGGCTTCTTATTTTTCATGTGCCTCACATGCTTCACTCAATAAAGCTGATCCCCGCTTGTTACCTTCCAGCAGGGATCAGCGTTCATTCACTCAGAATGACAACCGTTGTGTCACTCGATTCAATTACCGGATAGGCAGTTCGTAACTGATCGCGCCGATCGCTTCTCCCTCTTTGGCGTCTTTATAATGCGGATGACACATCACACATTTTTTCATCACCACCGGAATCGGCGTCATCGCCTGCAGGTAAGGTTTTCCATCCTTGATCACCACGGCCTCATAGTAAGACTTGCCCGCTTTCAGCTGCTTGATCCCCTGCTTTTCAAATTTGCTCTTCGCAACATTTTTGGGTTCGTACGGCTCTCCCGTCGCATCAATCAGACGCACCTGATGAAAACCGGTCTTCCCCACCCGCCTGAACAACTCGACTGCTGCACTCCCTGCCGGGAAGTCTTCCTCGTCATTCACATACTTGTCCGTAATCAAGACCACCGCGTTCTTGTAGATGTCATCCAGCATCTTGACGGTGTCGCGTGTCCGTTCGACCGCTGCCGGGGAAGGCTGTTCCGCTCCCCCCTTCGCTGCCTGCTTACCGGACGTTTTCTCCCCCTGCGGGTCGGCGCCAGAGAGATTCAGATTGAACAGAAACAGAGCAGTCACTGCGAGGCTGGTAACCAATCCTGTCTTGAGCATGAAGTTTCCTTTCAGAAAATAAAAACGGGGAAGATCAACGGAATCGTCGATCTCATAAAACCAGTGCCTGATCAGATCACCCGCTTCAACTGGCGCATTGAAAGAGTAACATCAGCCACAATCACAAGTTCGCATAGTTGTGTCGCTTGTCGCTTGTCGCATGCTTACATACTTTTCACAAAGATGCATAAGTGATACATCTTTTGCCGAATATAGACCTGCCCGTCCATTTTGTCAACAATATTTCAGTGGGAATAGAAACCCGGGACGTCAGCCCGGCCGTGTATCGGCGGGTGCCCCTTCGTCACACTTCCTGCACTCCAGCAGATATCCCAGCATCCCGGCCCGACCTGCTGCGCTCAGAACCCATGGACGCGATTCCAAAGGTGGGGCATGGCGAACATGCTGATTGTGGCCACAAACCAGCTGCGCCACCCAGTGTCCTGATTCGTCCTGCTGATAACCCGTAATCGGCTGCTGCATCACCACCTCACAGTGTGTCCCTCTGTCCTTGAGAGACTTTAACTCTCACACAAAGGCACAATCGTTGTCGTCGATTCCAGCAGCTGCCCAATGGTCACTCTGCCAA is a window from the Gimesia benthica genome containing:
- a CDS encoding DUF3565 domain-containing protein, encoding MQQPITGYQQDESGHWVAQLVCGHNQHVRHAPPLESRPWVLSAAGRAGMLGYLLECRKCDEGAPADTRPG
- a CDS encoding DUF4268 domain-containing protein — its product is MKERNDLQRLLRMQVEVISPDTLVIAEEFGEWTEGSRRIDLLGVDKDANLVVIELKRTEDGGHMELQAIRYAAMVSAMTFDRAVEVFSGYLHKIGSNTNAREALLEHLDWSEPDEDRFAQDVRIILASAEFSKELTTAVLWLNDRDLDIRCMRMKPYQDSEKILVDVQQIVPLPEASAYTVRVREKERQERKDRAERYTIRKRYWSQLLEYANTKTDLHSNISPSEYHWLGTGSGVRGLAYTYKLTQHASIVDLYIDRGTGSTAENKQIFDTLYAQKDQIETVFGEPLDWRRLNDLRASRILVEMNGGYRDDESEWPAIIEKQVDAMIRLEKALGPYIAELKAG
- a CDS encoding DNA alkylation repair protein; translated protein: MKTHPAQQFAVGPSIMKGTPLKEIMNGQLVKLIGVSLADVTPDFDTPTFQKRAKRNLNKLELKERALNIAHAMAEQLPEDFDELAPLLIKSLGPRLQATEQNGLAPFFYFPHSQLIAEYGADHLESGLKVCYELTQRFTAEFCIRPFLIAHRDKSLKQLKRWTKDANPHVRRLVSEGTRPRLPWAMRLRDFQDDPGYTLPLLESLKDDSELYVRRSVANHLADIAKDHPEVAYEVCHKWLSEIDDMQKPEEIKNRRWVLRHAVRLPAKKEVPEALAIRKAAADRKT
- a CDS encoding PVC-type heme-binding CxxCH protein, translated to MKSLSLFVLLVTSMLVSSSHAADKSPADQSPADDRPPQVKAVQPGVTLSLVAEQPQLSTPTGVDVDEQGRVWVVATHTHFRPDDYEGPEHDEILIFSDLDKAGRAQKRQVFYNATDATMDLELGPDGWVYLAERDRILRIKDTDGDGKADVEENIAVLESEADYPHNGLEGLAWDNQGKLIFAIGENFAKDWTLTGTDGTKITGAGKGGIFRCTADGKQLKRIAEGFWNPFGICVRADGEIFAAENDPGERPPCRVLHIVEGGDYGYERGYGSEAHHPFVAWNGELRGTLPMIHPSGEAPCGIAPLGRGLLVPSWGDHSVDFFPLTQQGASFTSKPITIVKGGRYFRPSCIAADPKDTPHLPESGKVLTWYLCDWVDGRYQAHGYGRVWKLEIDLTKADWVGPLELEPPTKEAKLAADLRSGHATQSVKELLQLAQNQDPFVARAALVALSHKASKWTPAEVMKWSPAERVQAVLALQLAQAEPATWIPVFLKDKNADVQFETIRWISDKGLKAYLPDVEQVLAQSDLDYQRFEAAIAAWNTLNGKALDGVRNPEMLLARVEDKQSAPQIRAYALRMLPTQSRSAPKAGQQVVTQFPKGLTLAMLEELLAVNDAELSLEAVRTLSGNPIVSQKILAELAADPKQDSVLRAEAIAGLAPQAEQQIGLMLKLADSPDQVVREEALRCLRSIQLTDAQKKQIKTLAKAHPDSKDAFEAAVNPGALKTDRPALTDTSAWLKAVEGVKGSADVESGRRLFHHSRLTNCAHCHRHSGRGNVVGPDLSSLGDRQDRAWLLRSILEPSREMAPEYQPRTIILTDGRTFTGIRLRSYVKETIRDAHGQNKTFDRDDVEAIVESPVSFMPQGLVHALTDRELRDLIAFLESHSRGQTAD
- a CDS encoding c-type heme family protein — translated: MLKTGLVTSLAVTALFLFNLNLSGADPQGEKTSGKQAAKGGAEQPSPAAVERTRDTVKMLDDIYKNAVVLITDKYVNDEEDFPAGSAAVELFRRVGKTGFHQVRLIDATGEPYEPKNVAKSKFEKQGIKQLKAGKSYYEAVVIKDGKPYLQAMTPIPVVMKKCVMCHPHYKDAKEGEAIGAISYELPIR